From Longimicrobium sp., one genomic window encodes:
- a CDS encoding M1 family metallopeptidase, producing MRRIALLASLLLALPAALAAQPHTYTRADSLRGSIGPGRAWWDAAFYDLHVKVSPADSSISGWNGITYRVLQPGREMQIDLQMPLVADSIVQDGRRLAFRRDGNAFFVAMPQQAAGTTRTLRFYYHGRPRVATHAPWDGGFVWGADSTRTPWIATAVQGLGASAWWPNKDTQADEPDSQRVAITVPRGISDVSNGRLRSTRQNADGTATFEWFVANPINNYDVAVNAAAYAHFSDSYAGEGGNLTLDFWPLAYHESVARRQFQQVKPMLKCFEHWFGPYPWYADGYKLVETPHLGMEHQSAVAYGNHYLNGYLGRDLSQTGLGLQWDFIIVHESAHEWWGNNITSTDLADMWVHESFANYAEGLYTECQQGKEAGAKYVIGTRAAIQNDEPIIPAFGVNAEGSGDMYYKGGNLLHTLRQIVGDDEKWRGILRGLNSTFRHQTVTGIQVREYISRQSGIDFSRVFQQYLETTKIPVLEYQLGGSSLRYRWANVVPGFDMPVKVRITGDAWTMLRPTTEWQTAPASAGTAAAFAVDPNFYVEARDLNSAAAK from the coding sequence TCTACGACCTGCACGTGAAGGTGAGCCCCGCCGACAGCAGCATCAGCGGCTGGAACGGCATCACCTACCGCGTGCTGCAGCCGGGGCGCGAGATGCAGATCGACCTGCAGATGCCGCTGGTGGCCGACAGCATCGTGCAGGACGGCCGCCGCCTGGCCTTCCGCCGCGACGGCAACGCCTTCTTCGTGGCCATGCCCCAGCAGGCGGCGGGGACCACGCGGACGCTGCGCTTCTACTACCACGGCAGGCCGCGCGTGGCCACGCACGCGCCGTGGGACGGGGGATTCGTGTGGGGCGCCGACAGCACGCGCACGCCCTGGATCGCCACGGCGGTGCAGGGGCTGGGCGCCAGCGCGTGGTGGCCCAACAAGGACACCCAGGCGGACGAGCCGGACAGCCAGCGCGTCGCCATCACCGTGCCGCGCGGCATCTCCGACGTGTCCAACGGCCGGCTGCGCTCCACGCGCCAGAACGCGGACGGGACGGCGACGTTCGAGTGGTTCGTCGCCAATCCCATCAACAACTACGACGTGGCGGTGAACGCGGCCGCCTACGCGCACTTCAGCGACAGCTACGCGGGCGAGGGCGGCAACCTGACGCTCGACTTCTGGCCGCTGGCGTACCACGAATCCGTGGCCCGGCGGCAGTTCCAGCAGGTGAAGCCCATGCTGAAGTGCTTCGAGCACTGGTTCGGGCCCTATCCCTGGTACGCCGACGGCTACAAGCTGGTGGAAACGCCGCACCTGGGGATGGAGCACCAGAGCGCGGTGGCGTACGGCAACCACTACCTGAACGGCTACCTGGGGCGCGACCTGTCGCAGACGGGGCTGGGGCTGCAGTGGGACTTCATCATCGTGCACGAGAGCGCGCACGAGTGGTGGGGGAACAACATCACCAGCACCGACCTGGCCGACATGTGGGTGCACGAGTCGTTCGCCAACTACGCCGAGGGGCTGTACACCGAGTGCCAGCAGGGGAAGGAGGCCGGCGCGAAGTACGTGATCGGCACCCGCGCGGCGATCCAGAACGACGAGCCCATCATCCCCGCCTTCGGGGTGAACGCCGAGGGCTCGGGCGACATGTACTACAAGGGCGGCAACCTGCTGCACACCCTCCGGCAGATCGTGGGCGACGACGAGAAGTGGCGGGGGATTTTGCGCGGCCTGAACTCCACCTTCCGCCACCAGACGGTCACGGGGATACAGGTGCGCGAGTACATCAGCCGCCAGTCAGGGATCGACTTCTCCCGCGTCTTCCAGCAGTACCTGGAGACGACGAAGATCCCGGTGCTGGAGTATCAGCTCGGCGGCTCCAGCCTCCGGTATCGCTGGGCCAACGTAGTCCCCGGCTTCGACATGCCGGTGAAGGTGCGGATCACCGGCGACGCGTGGACGATGCTTCGGCCGACGACGGAGTGGCAGACCGCGCCCGCCTCGGCCGGCACCGCCGCGGCCTTCGCCGTGGACCCCAACTTCTACGTCGAAGCGCGCGACCTGAACTCGGCGGCGGCGAAGTAG